The following proteins are co-located in the Pyrobaculum calidifontis JCM 11548 genome:
- a CDS encoding recombinase family protein: MIPAVTYIRVSTEEQDPENQRLYLEKWASEHGLAIVKHYVDVGVSGASAPWERPAFQRLMSEVEALEPKPRVLLVYETSRLVRSFQELFHLLDLVENKLGLVVVSASEREQALQSLDGVYRQFLRAVLAFVAHMEREFIRQRTKAALERARAAGKVNNVAERHPELVEAVAEYYRQSGSLRETARAFGLSLYEVRRLLAVAGLYRPTPYTCPRCFSRLKVAERDVRVAGGRYAVVERLYCPNCGYEEVRKAD; the protein is encoded by the coding sequence GTGATACCAGCGGTCACGTACATACGCGTCTCCACTGAGGAGCAGGACCCGGAGAATCAGCGCCTTTACCTGGAGAAGTGGGCCTCTGAGCACGGCTTGGCCATTGTGAAGCACTACGTGGACGTGGGAGTGTCGGGGGCCTCTGCGCCGTGGGAGAGGCCGGCTTTTCAGCGGCTGATGAGCGAGGTGGAGGCCCTGGAGCCCAAGCCGAGGGTCCTCCTCGTGTACGAGACCTCTAGGCTTGTGAGATCTTTCCAAGAGCTCTTCCACCTCCTCGACCTCGTGGAGAACAAGCTGGGGCTCGTGGTAGTGTCGGCGTCTGAGAGGGAGCAGGCGCTACAGTCCCTGGACGGGGTCTACCGCCAGTTCCTCCGGGCCGTCTTGGCATTCGTGGCCCACATGGAGCGGGAGTTCATCCGCCAGAGGACGAAGGCGGCGCTCGAGAGGGCGAGGGCTGCGGGCAAGGTGAACAACGTGGCTGAGCGACACCCCGAGCTTGTGGAAGCGGTGGCCGAGTACTACAGGCAGAGCGGCTCTCTGAGAGAGACGGCCAGGGCCTTCGGCCTGTCGCTCTACGAGGTGAGGAGGCTCCTCGCCGTAGCGGGCCTCTACCGCCCCACCCCCTACACCTGCCCCAGGTGCTTCTCCCGCCTCAAGGTGGCCGAGCGAGACGTCAGAGTGGCCGGGGGGAGATACGCAGTGGTAGAACGCCTCTACTGCCCCAACTGCGGCTACGAGGAGGTGAGAAAGGCGGACTGA
- a CDS encoding nucleotidyltransferase family protein, with translation MAEAGIVLAGGFATRLRPLSYTKPKPLFPVLGRPVLDWVVENVAEVAEPVVSARYLSSLIRAYVGSRWGSRVRIVEEDRPLGDGGAVVNVVKSLGLRGPVIVANGDVFTDLPVREVWEFHRRKGAAATLALIEVPPEDVSKFGIAVIDEDGRVKRFVEKPREPVGSNLANAGVYVFSEEALAAFPEANGEVKIAKHIIPELLKKFDVYAYVHRGLWFDIGTHQDYLKANFAALDKCGECRPEIRGVKIIPPVYIGPDAVVEPGSVLGPYVVVGGRSKIGPHVRIRESVLMDGVVVEAGSHIVRSIIGEGAALGKWVRVVEAVVADGVFIKDEVTVGRGASIGPNREVEADVKEGEVLP, from the coding sequence GTGGCTGAGGCTGGCATTGTCTTGGCTGGTGGCTTTGCGACGAGGCTTCGCCCGCTTAGCTATACTAAGCCTAAGCCGCTTTTCCCCGTGTTGGGCCGGCCCGTATTGGACTGGGTAGTTGAAAACGTGGCTGAGGTCGCCGAGCCGGTGGTGTCGGCTAGGTATCTCTCTAGCCTCATCCGCGCCTACGTGGGCTCTAGGTGGGGGAGCAGAGTGAGGATTGTGGAGGAGGACAGGCCCCTGGGCGACGGGGGTGCAGTGGTGAATGTGGTTAAGAGCCTGGGGCTGAGGGGCCCCGTAATTGTGGCCAACGGCGACGTGTTTACCGACCTCCCCGTGAGGGAGGTGTGGGAGTTCCACAGGAGGAAGGGGGCCGCGGCCACTCTAGCGCTCATAGAGGTCCCGCCTGAGGACGTGAGCAAGTTCGGCATCGCCGTCATCGACGAGGATGGGAGAGTTAAGAGGTTTGTGGAAAAGCCCAGGGAGCCCGTGGGTAGTAATTTGGCAAATGCGGGGGTCTACGTATTTAGCGAGGAGGCCTTGGCGGCCTTTCCGGAAGCGAATGGAGAGGTCAAGATTGCGAAGCACATAATTCCCGAGCTTTTGAAGAAGTTCGACGTATATGCATATGTGCACAGGGGGCTGTGGTTCGACATTGGGACACACCAGGACTACCTCAAGGCCAACTTCGCGGCCCTTGACAAATGTGGAGAGTGTAGGCCAGAGATTAGGGGGGTGAAGATAATTCCCCCCGTGTACATAGGGCCCGACGCCGTGGTTGAGCCGGGCAGCGTGTTGGGGCCCTACGTCGTAGTGGGAGGGCGGAGCAAGATTGGGCCTCACGTCCGCATTAGAGAGAGCGTGTTGATGGACGGCGTGGTGGTAGAGGCCGGGTCGCACATAGTCCGTAGCATAATAGGCGAGGGGGCGGCCCTGGGGAAGTGGGTCAGAGTTGTGGAAGCCGTGGTGGCCGACGGCGTGTTTATAAAAGACGAAGTGACTGTGGGCAGGGGCGCCTCCATAGGCCCCAACAGAGAAGTGGAGGCCGACGTAAAAGAGGGGGAGGTCCTCCCCTGA